The proteins below are encoded in one region of Telopea speciosissima isolate NSW1024214 ecotype Mountain lineage chromosome 10, Tspe_v1, whole genome shotgun sequence:
- the LOC122642190 gene encoding uncharacterized protein LOC122642190 produces the protein MNKKPSSISVPNSSFSLSPRRRALLLNEENADEESEEDEEEVARTPIRKSSARKLGDEFEKSAFADTVVVSSVSARKGNSKMKSKGPSNDFPVSVETSKTSPPKKNKKRSNEPITNSVSQSSPLTRRRRALLHNDDEEVEEEPKSSPGRLQKNKRSIATKKTSSSSPLSAVSDGVAFRTRGRKLEEDNAPIGSRKPIRRRK, from the coding sequence ATGAACAAAAAACCTAGTTCGATTTCTGTCCCTaactcttccttttctctttctcctcgaCGACGAGCTCTGCTTCTCAATGAAGAGAATGCGGATGAAGAatcagaagaagatgaagaagaggtcGCAAGGACTCCTATTCGCAAAAGCTCAGCGAGGAAACTTGGAGATGAATTCGAAAAGTCTGCTTTTGCTGATACTGTTGTAGTTAGTTCAGTATCTGCGAGGAAAGGGAATTCTAAAATGAAGTCTAAGGGGCCCAGCAACGATTTCCCTGTTTCTGTAGAAACTAGCAAGACAAGTCCTccgaagaagaataagaagaggagCAATGAACCGATTACCAATTCAGTATCCCAATCCTCTCCTCTCACTCGACGACGACGAGCTCTGCTTCACAATGACgatgaagaagtagaagaagaaccaaagagCAGCCCGGGAAGGCTACAAAAGAACAAGAGATCCATTGCCACTAAAAAGACTAGTAGTTCCTCTCCATTGAGTGCTGTTTCAGATGGAGTAGCGTTTCGGACCCGTGGTCGGAAATTGGAGGAAGATAATGCTCCTATTGGATCGCGCAAGCCCATCAGGCGCCGGAAGTGA